Proteins encoded by one window of Cydia fagiglandana chromosome Z, ilCydFagi1.1, whole genome shotgun sequence:
- the LOC134679216 gene encoding uncharacterized protein LOC134679216 isoform X2, translating into MAMDKEVDVKLFITCRLCLDEPGSYQIVPCIKGQIYYCFGIEVDPFDGLPQLICKKCKGMLTDYYATKNLFVEKQKQLHDKLPQNSSTPPKSEIVPKESSATAEVAATGAPEKPAAAVPEVAAKVARNDSRKKKKPSWKKAFNKHFVCTICSKSFLMEKSIKKHSQTHKRFINKHEKVFKKYLTVRLNKIDKKKNSTGGLQNVVINKNKIIERGYSQYHNSFYLKKDFEEGKTDTVDRLKNGTDENENVAAKKIRVSSDSSDDQIIKGKKRKTGRLESISSTQTVILEENKDPTNAANMDDQSNTNEMEIVNPDYINLDDTSSDCPKNNTELEKKRIMPKRRQVKAEVADYKAIQNIVTMCHKNYIKKVQDDSDGLTKSTFSESSLKHKVLSLGRKVLNKQGFVCTGLLRYMEHKNLGITWTSTSNEIQKKGSSVRIMTKSKSREDSENDDACWKNLHDNSFCRDSGVEAVLATVPDVRSDDQAPLQSAQTDEDPFAGAPSESNDSNYRSKLLNKTPVANPRQLPKKNNMTETKLVVATDDAAMIPSNSINNGLEDAQVDGDNMCLPIITSTTSLSVNVSEKEKQEVPVLEKPAPRIKVKPASELMTARALNNRETTKDIWAFNTIQSSLPHHLTNTAVTVHSPMTNSHNALVSNSHTGDQRQQNAYILLDSLQFPNTKTLAPFQYFRKVLLVHGLQLLDLNEDLPEHFNCLIKFRLKLKQDTKRPIEVLLSLHCSKDYFCFSFKDTNSKKFDPNQLSAFWQWELLKIYKTDVTDKILENAIKVGKEVHEHTKLFLSLLKSINLIKEA; encoded by the exons GTTGATCCATTTGATGGATTACCTCAGTTAATTTGCAAAAAATGCAAGGGTATGTTGACTGATTACTATGCTACAAAGAATTTGTTTGTGGAGAAGCAAAAGCAGCTACACGACAAGTTGCCTCAaaat TCATCAACACCTCCAAAAAGTGAAATAGTTCCTAAAGAATCGTCAGCTACAGCAGAAGTGGCCGCCACTGGCGCGCCGGAGAAACCAGCGGCTGCAGTTCCAGAAGTCGCCGCTAAAGTTGCCCGCAATGACAGTCGGAAAAAAAAGAAACCTTCATGGAAGAAAGCATTTAACAAACATTTTGTTTGTACAATTTGCAGTAAAAGTTTTTTAATGGAAAAGTCTATTAAAAAACATTCCCAGACGCACAAAAGATTTATTAATAAACATGAAAAAGTATTTAAGAAGTATTTGACTGTGCGTTtgaataaaatagataaaaagaaaaatagcACTGGTGGTTTACAAAATGTAGTTATCAATAAAAATAAGATAATTGAAAGGGGCTATAGTCAGTATCACAACTCATTTTATTTGAAGAAGGACTTTGAGGAAGGAAAAACAGACACTGTTGACAGACTTAAGAATGGAACTGATGAAAATGAGAATGTGGCAGCTAAGAAGATCCGGGTGTCTTCAGACTCTAGTGATGACCAAATTATTAAAGGTAAGAAAAGAAAAACTGGTCGTCTTGAATCCATAAGTTCCACGCAGACCGTTATACTGGAAGAAAACAAAGATCCCACCAATGCCGCGAACATGGATGACCAAAGCAACACTAACGAAATGGAGATCGTTAATCCTGATTATATTAACCTGGATGACACGTCTTCAGACTGTCCGAAAAATAATACAGAATTAGAAAAAAAGAGGATAATGCCAAAACGGCGGCAGGTTAAAGCGGAAGTTGCTGATTACAAAGCAATCCAAAATATTGTGACTATGTGCCACAAAAATTACATTAAGAAAGTTCAGGATGACAGTGATGGTTTGACTAAATCTACATTTTCTGAATCTTCACTCAAACACAAAGTTTTAAGCTTAGGtagaaaagtattaaataaacagGGATTTGTTTGTACCGGCCTATTAAGATATATGGAACATAAAAATTTAGGTATTACATGGACATCTACTAGTAatgaaatacaaaaaaaaggtTCAAGTGTGAGAATCATGACAAAATCAAAATCACGCGAAGATTCAGAAAATGATGATGCGTGCTGGAAAAATTTGCACGACAATTCATTTTGTAGAGATAGCGGTGTGGAGGCGGTGTTAGCTACTGTCCCCGATGTCAGAAGTGACGATCAAGCACCACTTCAATCTGCCCAAACCGACGAAGACCCATTTGCCGGCGCTCCCAGTGAGTCAAACGACTCAAACTATAGAAgtaaattgttaaataaaactCCCGTTGCCAATCCGCGTCAACTgcctaaaaaaaacaatatgacCGAAACTAAACTCGTTGTTGCAACTGACGATGCAGCCATGATTCCATCAAATTCAATAAACAATGGCTTAGAAGACGCGCAGGTTGATGGCGACAATATGTGCTTGCCAATTATAACGTCAACTACATCATTGTCTGTAAATGTTAGTGAAAAAGAAAAACAAGAGGTCCCCGTCTTGGAAAAACCAGCACCTCGTATCAAAGTGAAGCCCGCGTCAGAGTTGATGACGGCGAGAGCTTTAAACAATCGGGAAACAACAAAGGACATCTGGGCTTTTAATACGATCCAAAGTAGTTTACCTCATCATTTAACCAACACAGCCGTTACTGTTCACTCACCCATGACCAACTCACATAATGCTCTTGTCTCAAATAGTCACACGGGTGATCAGAGACAACAAaatgcatacatattattagataGCCTTCAGTTCCCTAATACCAAAACATTGGCGCCATTCCAGTATTTTAGAAAAGTCCTGCTCGTCCACGGCTTACAGTTATTGGATTTGAATGAAGATTTACCTGAACACTTTAACTGTCTCATCAAGTTTAGGCTAAAGCTTAAACAAGATACTAAAAGGCCTATCGAGGTCCTGTTGTCTTTGCATTGCTCAAaagattatttttgtttttcttttaaagACACTAATTCTAAAAAGTTTGATCCCAATCAGTTATCCGCATTTTGGCAATGGGAGTTGTTGAAAATATACAAAACCGATGTCACCGACAAAATATTGGAGAATGCTATAAAAGTAGGTAAAGAAGTACATGAACATACGAAACTTTTCTTAAGTTTACTTAAAtccataaatttaattaaggAAGCGTAG
- the LOC134679216 gene encoding uncharacterized protein LOC134679216 isoform X1 — protein MAMDKEVDVKLFITCRLCLDEPGSYQIVPCIKGQIYYCFGIEVDPFDGLPQLICKKCKGMLTDYYATKNLFVEKQKQLHDKLPQNQSSTPPKSEIVPKESSATAEVAATGAPEKPAAAVPEVAAKVARNDSRKKKKPSWKKAFNKHFVCTICSKSFLMEKSIKKHSQTHKRFINKHEKVFKKYLTVRLNKIDKKKNSTGGLQNVVINKNKIIERGYSQYHNSFYLKKDFEEGKTDTVDRLKNGTDENENVAAKKIRVSSDSSDDQIIKGKKRKTGRLESISSTQTVILEENKDPTNAANMDDQSNTNEMEIVNPDYINLDDTSSDCPKNNTELEKKRIMPKRRQVKAEVADYKAIQNIVTMCHKNYIKKVQDDSDGLTKSTFSESSLKHKVLSLGRKVLNKQGFVCTGLLRYMEHKNLGITWTSTSNEIQKKGSSVRIMTKSKSREDSENDDACWKNLHDNSFCRDSGVEAVLATVPDVRSDDQAPLQSAQTDEDPFAGAPSESNDSNYRSKLLNKTPVANPRQLPKKNNMTETKLVVATDDAAMIPSNSINNGLEDAQVDGDNMCLPIITSTTSLSVNVSEKEKQEVPVLEKPAPRIKVKPASELMTARALNNRETTKDIWAFNTIQSSLPHHLTNTAVTVHSPMTNSHNALVSNSHTGDQRQQNAYILLDSLQFPNTKTLAPFQYFRKVLLVHGLQLLDLNEDLPEHFNCLIKFRLKLKQDTKRPIEVLLSLHCSKDYFCFSFKDTNSKKFDPNQLSAFWQWELLKIYKTDVTDKILENAIKVGKEVHEHTKLFLSLLKSINLIKEA, from the exons GTTGATCCATTTGATGGATTACCTCAGTTAATTTGCAAAAAATGCAAGGGTATGTTGACTGATTACTATGCTACAAAGAATTTGTTTGTGGAGAAGCAAAAGCAGCTACACGACAAGTTGCCTCAaaat CAGTCATCAACACCTCCAAAAAGTGAAATAGTTCCTAAAGAATCGTCAGCTACAGCAGAAGTGGCCGCCACTGGCGCGCCGGAGAAACCAGCGGCTGCAGTTCCAGAAGTCGCCGCTAAAGTTGCCCGCAATGACAGTCGGAAAAAAAAGAAACCTTCATGGAAGAAAGCATTTAACAAACATTTTGTTTGTACAATTTGCAGTAAAAGTTTTTTAATGGAAAAGTCTATTAAAAAACATTCCCAGACGCACAAAAGATTTATTAATAAACATGAAAAAGTATTTAAGAAGTATTTGACTGTGCGTTtgaataaaatagataaaaagaaaaatagcACTGGTGGTTTACAAAATGTAGTTATCAATAAAAATAAGATAATTGAAAGGGGCTATAGTCAGTATCACAACTCATTTTATTTGAAGAAGGACTTTGAGGAAGGAAAAACAGACACTGTTGACAGACTTAAGAATGGAACTGATGAAAATGAGAATGTGGCAGCTAAGAAGATCCGGGTGTCTTCAGACTCTAGTGATGACCAAATTATTAAAGGTAAGAAAAGAAAAACTGGTCGTCTTGAATCCATAAGTTCCACGCAGACCGTTATACTGGAAGAAAACAAAGATCCCACCAATGCCGCGAACATGGATGACCAAAGCAACACTAACGAAATGGAGATCGTTAATCCTGATTATATTAACCTGGATGACACGTCTTCAGACTGTCCGAAAAATAATACAGAATTAGAAAAAAAGAGGATAATGCCAAAACGGCGGCAGGTTAAAGCGGAAGTTGCTGATTACAAAGCAATCCAAAATATTGTGACTATGTGCCACAAAAATTACATTAAGAAAGTTCAGGATGACAGTGATGGTTTGACTAAATCTACATTTTCTGAATCTTCACTCAAACACAAAGTTTTAAGCTTAGGtagaaaagtattaaataaacagGGATTTGTTTGTACCGGCCTATTAAGATATATGGAACATAAAAATTTAGGTATTACATGGACATCTACTAGTAatgaaatacaaaaaaaaggtTCAAGTGTGAGAATCATGACAAAATCAAAATCACGCGAAGATTCAGAAAATGATGATGCGTGCTGGAAAAATTTGCACGACAATTCATTTTGTAGAGATAGCGGTGTGGAGGCGGTGTTAGCTACTGTCCCCGATGTCAGAAGTGACGATCAAGCACCACTTCAATCTGCCCAAACCGACGAAGACCCATTTGCCGGCGCTCCCAGTGAGTCAAACGACTCAAACTATAGAAgtaaattgttaaataaaactCCCGTTGCCAATCCGCGTCAACTgcctaaaaaaaacaatatgacCGAAACTAAACTCGTTGTTGCAACTGACGATGCAGCCATGATTCCATCAAATTCAATAAACAATGGCTTAGAAGACGCGCAGGTTGATGGCGACAATATGTGCTTGCCAATTATAACGTCAACTACATCATTGTCTGTAAATGTTAGTGAAAAAGAAAAACAAGAGGTCCCCGTCTTGGAAAAACCAGCACCTCGTATCAAAGTGAAGCCCGCGTCAGAGTTGATGACGGCGAGAGCTTTAAACAATCGGGAAACAACAAAGGACATCTGGGCTTTTAATACGATCCAAAGTAGTTTACCTCATCATTTAACCAACACAGCCGTTACTGTTCACTCACCCATGACCAACTCACATAATGCTCTTGTCTCAAATAGTCACACGGGTGATCAGAGACAACAAaatgcatacatattattagataGCCTTCAGTTCCCTAATACCAAAACATTGGCGCCATTCCAGTATTTTAGAAAAGTCCTGCTCGTCCACGGCTTACAGTTATTGGATTTGAATGAAGATTTACCTGAACACTTTAACTGTCTCATCAAGTTTAGGCTAAAGCTTAAACAAGATACTAAAAGGCCTATCGAGGTCCTGTTGTCTTTGCATTGCTCAAaagattatttttgtttttcttttaaagACACTAATTCTAAAAAGTTTGATCCCAATCAGTTATCCGCATTTTGGCAATGGGAGTTGTTGAAAATATACAAAACCGATGTCACCGACAAAATATTGGAGAATGCTATAAAAGTAGGTAAAGAAGTACATGAACATACGAAACTTTTCTTAAGTTTACTTAAAtccataaatttaattaaggAAGCGTAG
- the LOC134678446 gene encoding mitochondrial chaperone BCS1, whose product MTIVEYVTSLAQNPYFGAGFGLFGVGASAAILRKGFQTSMILFRRHCMITLEVPCRDKSYQWLLQWITQKGAKQTQHLSVETSFLQKDTGQIKTKYDFIPSVGQHFFRYRGAWIKVDRTREQHTLDLHMGVPWETVVLTSFGSNKQLYYDILEEARTMALKQHEGMTIMYTAMGAEWRPFGHPRRRRPLHSVVLRAGLTDKILEDCLDFINHPQWYTDRGIPYRRGYLLYGPPGCGKSSFIMALAGELEYNICVLNLSERGLTDDRLNHLLSVAPQQSIILLEDIDAAFVSREDTPSQKAAYDGLNRVTFSGLLNCLDGVASTEARIVFMTTNYLERLDPALIRPGRVDMKEYVGYCDQQQVELMFLRFYKGDGAAEHARIFAENVMQSNKKVSPAQIQGYFMFHKHSPPAEVVKDFQSIWTLG is encoded by the exons ATGACGATCGTAGAATATGTGACTTCGCTAGCCCAAAACCCTTATTTCGGGGCGGGTTTCGGATTGTTCGGCGTTGGAGCGAGTGCTGCAATTTTACGGAAAGGATTTCAAACCTCTATGATATTATTTCGACGGCACTGCATGATCACACTTGAAGTGCCATGTAGAGACAAGTCTTACCAATGGTTACTACAGTGGATAACTCAGAAAGGTGCTAAACAGACGCAACATTTGAGTGTAGAAACTTCTTTCCTTCAGAAGGACACCGGACAAATCAAAACTAAATACGACTTTATTCCCAGTGTAGGTCAGCATTTTTTCAG ATATCGTGGAGCCTGGATCAAAGTAGACCGCACCAGGGAACAACATACTCTGGATTTGCATATGGGTGTTCCATGGGAAACAGTCGTCTTGACATCCTTTGGTAGCAATAAGCAGCTATATTATGATATTCTAGAAGAAG CTCGTACAATGGCACTGAAGCAGCATGAAGGCATGACCATCATGTACACGGCCATGGGGGCCGAGTGGAGACCATTCGGGCACCCGCGCCGCAGGCGTCCTTTGCACAGTGTAGTCTTGCGCGCGGGCTTGACGGACAAAATCCTGGAGGATTGTCTGGACTTCATCAACCATCCACAGTGGTATACAGATAGAGGGATACCTTACAGAAGAG GTTACCTGCTGTATGGCCCACCTGGTTGTGGAAAGTCATCATTCATTATGGCCTTAGCTGGAGAATTGGAGTATAACATCTGTGTACTTAATCTATCTGAGAGGGGCCTTACCGATGACAGACTAAACCATCTACTTAG CGTAGCCCCACAACAGTCGATAATCCTACTGGAAGACATCGACGCGGCCTTCGTGTCGCGCGAGGACACGCCCTCGCAGAAGGCGGCGTACGACGGACTCAACCGCGTCACGTTCAGCGGGCTGCTCAACTGTCTGGATGGCGTTGCTTCCACGGAGGCTAGGATAGTCTTCATGACCACTAATTATTTGGAAag GTTGGACCCTGCGCTAATTAGGCCCGGCAGGGTCGACATGAAGGAGTACGTGGGCTATTGCGACCAGCAACAGGTTGAACTCATGTTTTTGAGGTTTTATAAAGGAGATGGAGCTGCGGAGCATGCGAGGATATTTGCCGAGAA TGTGATGCAAAGTAACAAGAAAGTCAGCCCTGCACAGATACAAGGCTACTTTATGTTCCATAAGCATTCGCCTCCGGCCGAAGTGGTCAAAGATTTCCAGTCGATTTGGACCCTTGGCTAA